From Spirochaetaceae bacterium, the proteins below share one genomic window:
- a CDS encoding nitroreductase family protein — protein MTTDQDQSGRVASAAVEDLIIGRWSPRSFSSDPLSDAEVASLFEGARWAPSSFNGQPWLFLYETDGPDRPLFDSVLMPRNRAWAAKAPLVGFIYANTRLPDGREPRTAQFDTGAAWMALALQARALGLHTHAMAGIDRKAAHDRLGVDAERYTVMCGFAAGRIGPRDALPDELREREQPNDRKPIGEIAHRGVLRTG, from the coding sequence ATGACAACGGACCAAGACCAATCCGGACGCGTCGCTTCGGCGGCGGTGGAAGATCTGATCATCGGCCGCTGGTCGCCGCGCTCGTTCTCCTCCGATCCGCTCAGCGATGCCGAGGTCGCCTCCCTGTTCGAAGGCGCGCGCTGGGCGCCGTCTTCGTTCAACGGGCAGCCGTGGCTGTTCCTGTACGAGACCGACGGCCCGGACCGCCCGCTGTTCGACTCGGTGCTGATGCCGCGCAACCGGGCGTGGGCGGCGAAAGCGCCGCTGGTGGGGTTCATCTACGCCAACACGCGCCTCCCGGACGGACGCGAGCCGCGCACCGCCCAGTTCGACACCGGCGCGGCCTGGATGGCGCTGGCGCTGCAGGCGCGGGCGCTAGGGCTCCATACCCACGCCATGGCCGGCATCGACCGGAAGGCCGCCCACGACCGGCTCGGCGTGGACGCCGAACGCTACACCGTGATGTGCGGATTCGCCGCCGGCCGCATCGGCCCGCGCGACGCGCTGCCGGACGAGCTTCGCGAGCGGGAACAACCGAACGACCGCAAGCCGATCGGCGAAATCGCGCACCGTGGAGTCCTGCGTACCGGCTGA
- a CDS encoding ATP-binding cassette domain-containing protein, whose translation MIRIENLTKYYGERLAVDDISFSVAQGEIVGFLGPNGAGKSTTMRIITGFLMPTRGDAWVGEHNMATESLQGRRHIGYLPEVVPLYTDMTTRAYLEYVARLRGVERRAVRGRVDDVVEQCALEEYYNVHLAKLSKGFRQRVGLAQSIIHDPEVLILDEPTIGIDPIQVSQTRQLIRDLGENRTILLSSHILPEVSMVCERVIIIHQGRIVAEDSIDRLSAMVSGAERLRLQVDGPADAVAAVLEAVPGVAGVTWSDPDHLVEFAAGEQPHGEITAAIVASGWTLTGMETVTMSLEEIFLQLTTEAGDETDDEDDDDGVDDPAEEGDEIPDDEADDDDDDDGAER comes from the coding sequence ATGATACGTATCGAAAACCTTACCAAGTACTATGGCGAGCGCCTCGCCGTGGACGACATCAGCTTCTCGGTCGCGCAGGGTGAGATCGTCGGCTTCCTGGGGCCCAATGGCGCCGGCAAGTCCACCACCATGCGCATCATCACCGGGTTCCTGATGCCCACCCGCGGCGACGCGTGGGTGGGCGAGCACAACATGGCCACCGAATCGCTGCAGGGACGGCGCCACATCGGCTACCTGCCGGAGGTGGTGCCGCTGTACACCGACATGACCACGCGCGCCTACCTGGAGTACGTGGCCCGGCTGCGCGGAGTGGAACGGCGCGCCGTGCGCGGCCGCGTCGACGACGTGGTCGAGCAGTGCGCGCTCGAGGAGTACTACAACGTCCACCTGGCGAAACTGTCCAAGGGGTTCCGCCAGCGCGTCGGGCTGGCGCAGTCGATCATCCATGACCCCGAGGTGCTCATTCTCGACGAGCCGACCATCGGCATCGACCCGATCCAGGTGTCGCAGACGCGCCAGTTGATCAGGGACTTGGGCGAGAACCGCACCATCCTCCTGTCCAGCCACATCCTGCCCGAGGTGAGCATGGTGTGCGAGCGCGTCATCATCATCCACCAGGGCCGGATCGTGGCCGAGGACAGCATCGACCGGCTGTCGGCCATGGTGAGCGGAGCGGAACGGTTACGGCTGCAGGTGGACGGTCCGGCCGATGCGGTGGCCGCGGTGCTCGAAGCGGTGCCCGGCGTCGCCGGCGTGACCTGGAGCGACCCGGACCACCTGGTGGAGTTCGCCGCCGGCGAGCAGCCGCACGGCGAGATTACCGCCGCCATCGTGGCGAGTGGCTGGACGTTGACCGGCATGGAGACGGTGACCATGAGCCTGGAAGAGATCTTCCTGCAACTCACCACCGAGGCCGGCGACGAGACCGACGACGAGGACGACGATGACGGCGTGGACGATCCGGCCGAGGAAGGGGATGAGATCCCCGACGACGAAGCGGACGACGACGACGACGACGACGGGGCCGAGCGATGA
- a CDS encoding ABC transporter permease: MKNILIVARKELGTYLGSPMAYIVTAVFLALTGTFFTTYLAGVGYGDTSIRGFVNAARFLVLLFAAVLTMRLVSEEKKVGTWELLLTVPVRDVEIVVGKFLGALAMLTGMLVLTLYYPIMLMSFGDPDIGPMATSYLGLFLLGGACLAAGVFASSVTANQIVSAVVAGGILFGLWFLGVLGGVAPGAIGDVLALFSLSTYFSDFERGIVDTRGVVYYVTFALLFLYLSVRSIEVGRWR; this comes from the coding sequence ATGAAGAACATCCTGATCGTAGCGCGCAAGGAACTGGGTACCTATCTGGGCTCGCCGATGGCGTACATCGTTACGGCGGTGTTCCTGGCGCTGACCGGAACCTTCTTCACCACCTACCTGGCCGGCGTCGGCTACGGGGACACCAGCATCCGCGGCTTCGTGAACGCCGCCCGCTTCCTGGTGCTGCTGTTCGCGGCCGTGCTCACCATGCGGCTGGTGTCGGAGGAAAAGAAGGTCGGCACCTGGGAGCTGCTGCTCACCGTTCCGGTGCGCGATGTCGAGATCGTGGTCGGCAAGTTCCTGGGAGCGCTGGCCATGCTCACCGGCATGCTGGTGCTCACCCTGTACTACCCGATCATGCTGATGTCGTTCGGCGACCCGGACATCGGGCCGATGGCGACCAGCTACCTGGGCCTGTTCCTGCTCGGCGGCGCCTGCCTCGCCGCGGGGGTGTTCGCCTCGTCGGTCACCGCCAACCAGATCGTGTCGGCGGTGGTGGCCGGCGGCATCCTGTTCGGGCTGTGGTTCCTTGGCGTCCTGGGGGGCGTCGCGCCGGGTGCGATCGGTGACGTGCTGGCCCTGTTCTCGCTGTCCACTTACTTCTCCGACTTCGAGCGCGGTATCGTGGACACCCGCGGCGTGGTGTACTACGTGACCTTCGCCCTGCTGTTCCTGTACCTGTCGGTGCGTTCCATCGAAGTGGGGAGGTGGCGCTGA
- a CDS encoding Gldg family protein produces the protein MSTSVLAIVGLATLFVAWVLGFVMPSIRVVTYIVVGLGAALVAAAVVLDFRRVSGAFASRRGLFGVGAGAGMALVLGIVLMANAISVRVNYRFDFTGLSQFTLTTQTKEVLEELEEPVEVVSFFNPADPRLIGLRDFGHNLLTEYQTYTDLLTLRVEDPELRPDLARQYRIGPAAASLGTMVFVGSAGQRQVFGPQIGFEAEHAFTSALLEVTGTRQRIVYFLTGHGEATISGDYDSARSGLRDNLFQVAQLDLLRFGSIPENAAALVVAGPSQPISAKELEILDEYLQQGGRMLLLLNPDPQEELRELLRTWWLEVRDGTLVDPASHVVPNVDNPLVARNRNNLQLADLYFPGVTAVLPLPDQPEEIQIVPLAWTTPDGWQEMQPLSDAEPQFDPDEDLQGPLAMGVLLVRQPPGEDDPNLTTRLVVIGDSDFAANQHFRNAGNSDLFLTLVNQLAFGEEIISVDRKVLPVRRLVLSPEEARFFNLSSAGLLPLLVLIVGALVWWRRR, from the coding sequence ATGTCCACTTCGGTTTTGGCCATCGTCGGCTTGGCTACCCTGTTCGTGGCGTGGGTTCTCGGCTTCGTGATGCCGTCGATCCGCGTCGTCACCTACATCGTCGTGGGCCTCGGCGCCGCGCTGGTGGCGGCCGCGGTGGTGCTCGACTTCCGCCGCGTGAGCGGCGCATTTGCCAGCCGCCGCGGGCTGTTCGGCGTCGGCGCCGGCGCCGGCATGGCGCTGGTGCTGGGCATCGTGCTGATGGCCAACGCAATCAGCGTGCGCGTGAACTACCGCTTCGACTTTACCGGCCTGTCCCAGTTCACCCTCACCACCCAGACCAAGGAGGTGCTCGAAGAGCTGGAGGAGCCGGTCGAGGTGGTGTCGTTCTTCAACCCCGCCGACCCGCGCCTGATCGGGCTGCGCGACTTCGGCCACAACCTGCTGACCGAGTACCAGACCTACACCGACCTGTTGACGCTGCGCGTCGAGGACCCGGAACTGCGCCCCGACCTGGCGCGCCAGTACCGCATCGGCCCGGCGGCCGCCAGCCTCGGCACCATGGTGTTCGTGGGCAGCGCCGGCCAGCGCCAGGTGTTCGGCCCGCAGATCGGCTTCGAGGCCGAGCACGCCTTCACCAGCGCGCTCCTGGAGGTGACCGGTACCAGGCAGCGCATCGTCTACTTCCTCACCGGCCATGGCGAGGCCACCATCTCCGGCGACTACGACAGTGCGCGCAGCGGCCTGCGCGACAACCTGTTCCAGGTGGCGCAGCTCGACCTGCTGCGCTTCGGCAGCATACCGGAAAACGCCGCCGCCCTGGTGGTGGCCGGCCCGAGCCAGCCGATTTCGGCCAAGGAGCTGGAGATCCTGGACGAGTACCTGCAGCAGGGCGGGCGCATGCTGCTGCTGCTGAATCCCGACCCGCAGGAGGAGCTGCGCGAGTTGCTGCGCACGTGGTGGCTGGAGGTGCGCGACGGCACGCTGGTCGATCCCGCCTCGCACGTGGTGCCCAACGTGGACAACCCGCTGGTGGCGCGCAACCGCAACAACCTGCAGCTCGCCGACCTCTACTTCCCGGGCGTGACCGCGGTTCTGCCGCTGCCCGACCAGCCGGAAGAGATCCAGATCGTGCCCCTGGCGTGGACCACGCCGGACGGGTGGCAGGAGATGCAGCCGCTCAGCGACGCGGAGCCGCAGTTCGATCCCGACGAGGATCTGCAGGGGCCGCTGGCGATGGGCGTGCTGCTGGTACGCCAGCCGCCCGGCGAGGACGACCCGAACCTGACCACCCGCCTGGTCGTGATCGGCGACTCCGACTTCGCAGCCAACCAGCACTTCCGCAACGCCGGCAACAGCGACCTGTTCCTGACCCTGGTGAACCAGCTCGCCTTCGGCGAGGAGATCATCTCGGTGGACCGCAAGGTGCTGCCGGTGCGCCGGCTGGTGCTGAGCCCCGAGGAAGCGCGCTTCTTCAACCTGTCCAGCGCCGGCCTGCTGCCGCTGCTGGTGCTGATCGTCGGCGCGCTGGTGTGGTGGCGGCGGCGGTAG